The following proteins come from a genomic window of Mariniflexile sp. TRM1-10:
- a CDS encoding alpha-d-galacturonidase, which yields MRYLSVILIFIIFSCTTKKQITIVGDAASPRITFGVEKLKNALSEMGYVVSVSSEIPKDQSENTIVISEKNDEEKKESFKITTSNNIINIEGTDASGALYGALELVDRIKENNELPSQINFQDSPEMVLRGTVIGLQKTAYLEGRGVYEYPYTPENFPWLYDKELWVKYLDMMVDNRYNSLYLWNGHPFASLVKLKDYPFAVEVSDEDFKKNEEIFKFITEEADKRGIWVIQMFYNIIVSKPFAEHYNIKTQDRSRPIVPVIADYTQKSIAAFIEKYPNVGLLVALGEAMEREYDVEWFTKTIIPGVQDGLRALGETEEPPIILRSHDTDAPLVMEKALPLYKNLYTMSKYTGESLTTYEPRGPWAETHRKLSEAGSIHISNVHILANLEPFRYGSPDFIQKTVKAMHEVHGANALHLYPQTSYWDWPYAPDKTEPKLLEMDRDWIWYKAWSRYAWKSNRDRNDEIKFWSHELATKFGTDTEAGKHILKAYEETGEIAPKTLRRFGITEGNRQTLLLGMFESQLVNPYKWRVYPGFYESCGPVGEILLEYAKKEWENSPHEGETPVQIINEIVEHGKQAVLAIDKAEANVTKDKEEFSRLKNDMYCYNAFANFFSEKVETALLVLRYSYSNDIKDLEKALPHLEKSITYYQELVNLTKDTYLYANSMQTAQRRIPIGGDDGNNKTWEELLPHYERELANFKRNLNLLKGSKDGKIEREEGMPWQLEDVSLLSDNKGTYNLKKGTKVYGIPESEILEIAPELQNLKGISFVTDNQNENGTYLKFKNDKPVKLVVGYFNTDQKRFLFPPSLETNAAGNTRGEAEVILANAVRLKDLPRVNIHTYEFKPGENELKLGKGRVLIFGFIDANQKITSRDVGLIGDDEKEAVDWLFY from the coding sequence ATGCGATATTTAAGTGTCATTTTAATTTTTATTATTTTTTCCTGCACAACAAAAAAGCAGATTACTATTGTTGGTGATGCAGCATCGCCAAGAATCACTTTTGGAGTAGAAAAACTCAAAAATGCTTTATCTGAAATGGGTTATGTGGTTTCTGTTTCTTCTGAAATTCCCAAAGATCAGTCTGAAAACACCATTGTTATTTCAGAAAAAAATGATGAAGAAAAAAAGGAAAGTTTTAAAATAACAACCTCAAATAATATTATAAATATTGAAGGAACCGATGCTTCTGGAGCTTTATATGGTGCTTTGGAATTGGTGGATCGAATTAAAGAAAATAACGAACTGCCATCACAAATCAATTTTCAAGATAGTCCTGAAATGGTGTTGCGTGGGACGGTTATCGGACTTCAAAAAACAGCATATTTGGAAGGCAGAGGTGTTTACGAATATCCATATACACCCGAAAATTTTCCTTGGCTTTACGATAAAGAACTTTGGGTAAAGTATTTGGACATGATGGTGGATAACAGATATAATTCTTTGTATTTGTGGAATGGACATCCATTTGCATCATTGGTAAAATTGAAGGATTATCCATTTGCTGTTGAAGTAAGCGACGAAGATTTCAAAAAGAACGAGGAAATTTTTAAATTCATAACCGAAGAAGCAGATAAACGAGGTATTTGGGTTATTCAAATGTTTTATAATATCATTGTATCAAAGCCTTTTGCAGAGCATTACAATATAAAAACACAAGACCGCTCCAGACCTATTGTGCCTGTTATAGCCGATTATACCCAAAAATCCATTGCAGCATTTATAGAAAAATATCCTAATGTGGGCTTGTTGGTGGCTTTAGGAGAAGCCATGGAACGTGAATATGACGTGGAGTGGTTTACAAAAACCATTATTCCGGGTGTTCAAGATGGCTTGAGAGCTTTGGGAGAAACCGAAGAACCACCTATCATCTTGCGATCACATGATACGGATGCGCCATTAGTGATGGAGAAAGCTTTGCCTTTGTACAAGAATTTGTATACCATGAGCAAGTATACAGGAGAATCCTTAACCACTTATGAACCGCGTGGCCCATGGGCAGAAACGCATAGAAAACTAAGTGAGGCCGGTTCTATACACATTTCAAATGTGCATATTTTGGCAAACTTAGAGCCGTTTAGGTATGGGTCGCCCGATTTTATTCAAAAAACGGTAAAAGCGATGCATGAGGTTCATGGCGCTAATGCCTTGCACTTATATCCGCAAACATCGTATTGGGATTGGCCGTATGCACCAGATAAAACCGAACCAAAACTTTTAGAAATGGATCGTGATTGGATTTGGTATAAGGCCTGGTCCCGTTACGCATGGAAATCCAATAGAGATAGAAATGATGAAATAAAGTTTTGGAGTCATGAGTTGGCAACCAAATTTGGAACAGACACCGAAGCAGGAAAACATATTTTAAAAGCTTATGAAGAAACAGGAGAAATAGCACCTAAAACATTAAGACGCTTTGGTATTACCGAAGGAAACCGTCAAACGTTGTTATTGGGTATGTTCGAAAGCCAACTAGTAAATCCATACAAGTGGCGTGTATATCCTGGGTTTTACGAGTCTTGTGGCCCTGTGGGAGAAATTCTTCTAGAGTACGCCAAAAAAGAATGGGAAAATAGTCCGCACGAAGGCGAAACCCCTGTTCAAATTATTAATGAAATTGTAGAACATGGAAAACAAGCTGTTTTGGCCATTGACAAAGCTGAAGCTAATGTTACAAAAGATAAAGAAGAGTTTAGCCGCTTAAAAAATGATATGTATTGTTATAATGCATTTGCTAATTTCTTTTCAGAAAAAGTAGAAACGGCTTTATTGGTATTGCGTTATAGCTATTCCAATGATATTAAAGACTTAGAAAAAGCATTGCCGCATTTAGAAAAAAGTATAACGTATTATCAAGAGTTAGTAAACCTGACGAAAGACACCTATTTATACGCCAATAGTATGCAAACAGCACAGCGTAGAATTCCTATTGGGGGTGATGATGGTAACAACAAAACGTGGGAAGAACTTTTGCCACATTATGAACGCGAGTTGGCTAATTTCAAAAGAAATTTAAATTTGTTAAAAGGGTCTAAAGATGGTAAAATTGAAAGAGAAGAAGGCATGCCTTGGCAATTGGAAGACGTTTCTTTGTTAAGCGATAATAAAGGCACTTATAATTTGAAAAAAGGAACAAAAGTGTACGGAATTCCAGAGTCTGAAATTTTAGAAATAGCACCCGAACTTCAAAACTTAAAAGGTATATCGTTTGTTACCGATAACCAAAATGAAAACGGTACCTATCTTAAATTTAAAAATGATAAGCCTGTGAAATTGGTCGTTGGTTATTTCAATACCGACCAAAAACGTTTTTTATTTCCGCCAAGTTTAGAAACCAATGCCGCAGGAAATACTCGTGGAGAAGCCGAAGTTATTTTAGCCAATGCTGTTAGGTTAAAAGATTTGCCGAGAGTGAATATTCACACTTACGAATTTAAGCCAGGTGAAAACGAACTCAAATTAGGGAAAGGACGTGTGTTAATTTTTGGATTTATTGACGCAAATCAGAAAATAACCTCTCGAGATGTTGGTTTAATTGGTGATGATGAAAAAGAAGCTGTAGATTGGCTTTTCTATTAA
- a CDS encoding exo-alpha-sialidase: MNMKLIQTTLILTYALFLGGCKQPVVKKMELADKTWKEGILIEEFVNENAPYPSCHAATIVETTKGELVASWFGGTHERNPDVGIWLSKRKNGTWTEGVEVANGVQNDTLRYPTWNPVLYQIPDGDLMLFYKVGPSPSTWWGMLMRSSDGGDTWSNPEKLPEGFLGPIKNKPVLLDNGNLLLPSSIEGNGWNLRMESTPDFGKTWVMGDTLPKGENKINAIQPSVLFHENGKLQQVGRTRNRHLFSTWSEDNGKTWSDLELLNMPNNSSGTDAVTMKNGEHVLIYNHVWPKEGTTKSYRSPLNIAVSKDGINWEASLVLEDSKISQYSYPSIIQGTDGMLHCIYTWRRQKIKYVKIDPSKLVSFPINDGVWPGPTKERYKVAVCDWMILKRQKLGAFERAKEIGADGIEMDMGGLGDRETFDSKFVNGDTASVRVFKDKMIETGVGISSIAMSGFYAQSFATRETYKKMVSDCIEVMKTFHVEVVYLPLGTQGDLVKNPELRPAIVERLRWAGKEVEKVNGVIAIETSLSATEEKKLLEEIDNRNIKIAFNFANAIKNGRDISKELKILGRDNIAQIHASNTDGVWIENDKAIDLPAIKETLDAMHWKGWLIVERSRDTSMVHEVVKNYGANAAYLKKVFQNK, encoded by the coding sequence ATGAATATGAAACTAATTCAAACCACATTAATATTAACATATGCCCTATTTTTAGGAGGTTGCAAACAACCTGTAGTGAAGAAAATGGAATTGGCAGACAAAACATGGAAAGAAGGCATTTTAATAGAAGAGTTTGTCAATGAGAACGCACCCTATCCGTCATGTCATGCAGCAACTATTGTAGAAACCACAAAGGGAGAATTAGTAGCGTCATGGTTTGGTGGTACTCATGAAAGAAACCCAGATGTTGGTATTTGGTTAAGTAAACGGAAAAATGGAACATGGACAGAAGGCGTAGAGGTTGCAAACGGCGTACAAAATGACACGTTACGTTACCCCACTTGGAATCCAGTGTTATACCAAATTCCCGATGGCGATTTAATGTTATTTTATAAAGTAGGTCCAAGTCCCTCCACTTGGTGGGGTATGTTAATGCGTTCTTCAGATGGTGGCGATACATGGTCGAACCCAGAAAAATTACCAGAAGGTTTTTTAGGACCTATAAAGAACAAACCTGTTTTATTGGATAACGGCAACCTGTTATTACCGTCAAGTATTGAAGGTAACGGATGGAATCTTCGTATGGAATCGACTCCAGATTTTGGTAAAACCTGGGTTATGGGCGATACGCTTCCAAAAGGCGAAAACAAAATAAATGCCATTCAACCAAGTGTTTTGTTTCACGAAAACGGCAAACTTCAACAAGTTGGTAGAACAAGAAATAGACATTTATTTAGTACCTGGTCTGAAGATAACGGTAAAACGTGGTCAGATTTAGAGTTGTTAAATATGCCAAATAACAGTTCAGGTACAGACGCTGTTACCATGAAAAATGGTGAGCATGTATTGATTTATAATCACGTGTGGCCAAAAGAAGGTACCACGAAAAGTTATAGAAGTCCTTTAAATATTGCGGTTTCAAAAGATGGTATTAATTGGGAAGCGTCTTTGGTGTTAGAAGACTCAAAAATAAGTCAGTATTCATACCCATCAATCATTCAAGGAACAGATGGTATGTTGCATTGTATTTATACCTGGCGCAGACAAAAAATAAAATATGTAAAAATAGATCCGTCTAAATTGGTGTCTTTCCCAATAAATGATGGTGTTTGGCCAGGACCAACCAAAGAGCGTTATAAAGTAGCGGTTTGTGATTGGATGATTTTAAAACGCCAAAAATTAGGAGCTTTTGAACGCGCCAAAGAAATTGGTGCCGATGGTATTGAAATGGACATGGGTGGTTTAGGCGATAGAGAAACTTTCGATAGTAAGTTCGTAAATGGAGATACAGCAAGCGTGAGAGTTTTTAAAGACAAAATGATTGAAACAGGTGTAGGCATAAGTTCTATTGCGATGTCTGGGTTTTATGCGCAGTCGTTTGCAACACGCGAAACCTATAAAAAAATGGTTTCCGATTGTATTGAAGTGATGAAAACATTCCATGTAGAAGTGGTCTATTTACCATTAGGAACTCAAGGTGATTTGGTTAAAAATCCAGAATTAAGACCGGCCATTGTAGAACGGCTGCGTTGGGCAGGAAAAGAAGTAGAAAAGGTTAATGGTGTCATAGCTATTGAAACTTCATTATCGGCTACCGAAGAGAAAAAATTGTTAGAAGAAATAGACAATAGAAACATTAAAATAGCATTCAACTTTGCAAATGCCATTAAGAATGGACGTGATATTTCCAAAGAATTAAAAATTTTGGGACGCGATAATATTGCTCAAATCCACGCATCGAATACCGATGGCGTTTGGATTGAAAACGATAAAGCCATCGATTTACCTGCTATTAAAGAAACTTTAGATGCGATGCATTGGAAAGGTTGGTTAATTGTGGAGCGTTCCAGAGATACCTCCATGGTTCATGAAGTGGTTAAAAATTACGGTGCGAATGCCGCTTACCTTAAAAAAGTATTTCAAAACAAATAA
- a CDS encoding malectin domain-containing carbohydrate-binding protein yields the protein MKYIHYILVIFFISLASCKSESRVSEVRKTVSLNSDWKTIILDSLNQSESDFVKNINTDVPWEQVSVPHNWDQYYGYRRMSHGNLHGTAWYQKTLKLDASNKNKQHFLFFEGVSSYATVWVNGKKVGEHKGGRTTFTLDITDAVNFEKENTIVVKAEHPAFIANLPWVCGGCSGEWGFSEGSQPMGIFRPVSLVITDKVRIEPFGVHIWNDDKTNKEKAILHVTTELKNYGDASKNIRIVNALFDEDGHEVTSVKTEIPDFSTSKEIKQTLPEIQNPKLWSPKNPYLYQLSTKIYENGNLIDELHTPYGIRWVSWPINRGGNDNRFFINDEPLFINGTCEYEHLIGKSHAFSDTEIKARIAQVKAAGYNAFREGHQPHNLKYQEHFDEDGILFWSQFSAHIWYDTPEFKENFKTLLREWIKERRNNPSVVMWGLQNESTIPKEFAEACTQIIRALDPTSAKQRIVTTCNGGEGTDWNVIQNWSGTYGGDPFNYGEELTEQLLNGEYGAWRTADLHTEGEFDQKGALSENRFSQLMEIKVREAESVKDKIVGQYHWLLYSHENPGRTQNGEGYRDIDKVGPVNYKGLFTIWGEPLDAFYMYRANYVSNKTNPMVYIVSHTWPNRWSASGIKNGIDVYSNCDEVELFNDVNNKSLGKLKNPGLGEHFQWNHVDISYNVLYAVGYVNGKAVAKDYIVLNNLPKAPNFDEMVSDLNDILKPEADFNYVYRVNSGGGDYKDAFGNTWLADVHKTDEDTWGSLSWTDAFENLPAFYASQRSTNDPIAGTKDWSLFQNFRYGADKLSYEFPLPDGDYQVELYFTEPWYGTGGGMDCSDWRVFDVAINGKVVLKDLDIWSEVGHDTALKKVVHAKSEHGKMVISFPNVSASQAVISAIAIATKNNDIKPAKGSPKNILDVSTNIEFEIGSWLDDNSKQYKNADILFTKLPSEVYGADYLRFPNALKTHVSGSFISKENAHVYVLFHGEANQLASWLEGYEKIADTAQNSKGIPFHVFRKEVKKGEKVLFGNQNKDMMYSIAVVPTYSMEEQDTRTILKLEAEDAKITGIGVEKAFFKKSDYIEFTENSKNSITFTVNPGVANIYLLRYRFMNMNNYPVKVKLKIEDANGILLRNDDIEFPVADEKWKILNTTSGGYINAGTYKIQIESDSMKGLRLESFEFQ from the coding sequence ATGAAGTATATACATTACATATTGGTTATCTTTTTTATTAGTTTGGCTTCATGTAAAAGTGAAAGTCGAGTTAGTGAAGTTCGTAAAACAGTGTCTTTGAATTCCGATTGGAAAACGATTATTTTAGATAGTTTGAATCAATCTGAAAGTGATTTTGTAAAGAATATAAATACAGATGTTCCTTGGGAACAAGTTTCCGTACCACACAATTGGGACCAATATTATGGCTACCGCCGCATGTCGCATGGTAATTTACATGGTACAGCGTGGTATCAAAAAACATTAAAATTAGATGCTTCAAATAAAAACAAACAGCATTTTTTGTTTTTTGAAGGTGTTAGTTCTTATGCTACCGTTTGGGTAAATGGCAAAAAAGTTGGCGAACACAAAGGCGGAAGAACCACGTTTACATTAGACATTACCGATGCTGTTAATTTCGAGAAAGAAAACACTATTGTTGTTAAAGCAGAACATCCTGCGTTTATTGCGAATTTACCTTGGGTTTGCGGTGGTTGTTCGGGTGAATGGGGGTTTTCAGAAGGTTCTCAGCCTATGGGAATTTTTAGACCCGTGTCATTAGTCATTACAGATAAAGTAAGAATTGAACCTTTTGGTGTTCATATTTGGAATGATGATAAAACGAATAAAGAAAAAGCCATACTTCATGTTACGACCGAACTTAAAAATTATGGCGATGCATCTAAAAACATCCGTATTGTAAATGCACTTTTTGATGAAGATGGTCATGAAGTTACTTCGGTAAAAACAGAAATCCCCGACTTTTCAACTTCAAAAGAAATAAAACAAACATTACCCGAAATACAAAATCCAAAACTTTGGTCGCCAAAGAATCCCTATTTATATCAGCTTTCAACAAAAATTTATGAAAACGGTAATTTAATAGATGAGCTACATACACCTTATGGCATTCGTTGGGTAAGTTGGCCCATCAATAGAGGCGGTAACGACAATAGGTTTTTTATAAATGATGAACCACTGTTTATTAATGGCACTTGCGAATACGAACACTTAATTGGGAAAAGCCATGCCTTTTCAGATACCGAAATTAAAGCAAGAATAGCGCAAGTAAAAGCTGCTGGCTATAATGCATTTCGCGAAGGACATCAACCTCATAATTTAAAATATCAAGAGCATTTTGATGAAGACGGTATTTTGTTTTGGAGTCAGTTTTCAGCACATATTTGGTACGATACACCCGAGTTTAAAGAAAATTTCAAAACACTTTTAAGAGAATGGATTAAAGAACGAAGAAACAATCCGTCGGTTGTTATGTGGGGCTTACAAAACGAAAGCACCATCCCAAAAGAATTTGCCGAAGCATGTACACAAATCATAAGAGCGTTAGATCCAACATCGGCAAAACAACGCATCGTAACAACATGTAACGGAGGTGAAGGCACCGATTGGAACGTGATTCAAAACTGGTCGGGAACCTATGGTGGTGACCCATTTAACTATGGTGAAGAACTTACAGAACAACTTTTAAATGGCGAATATGGTGCTTGGAGAACGGCCGATTTACATACCGAAGGTGAGTTTGATCAAAAAGGAGCACTAAGTGAAAATAGGTTTTCGCAATTAATGGAAATTAAAGTCCGTGAAGCCGAATCCGTTAAAGATAAAATCGTTGGTCAATACCACTGGCTATTATATTCTCATGAGAATCCTGGGCGTACCCAAAATGGCGAAGGTTATAGAGATATTGATAAAGTGGGTCCTGTAAATTACAAAGGACTTTTTACCATTTGGGGCGAACCATTGGATGCTTTTTATATGTACCGTGCCAATTATGTGTCCAACAAAACAAACCCCATGGTTTATATTGTGTCGCATACATGGCCTAACCGTTGGAGTGCTTCAGGTATAAAAAATGGCATCGATGTGTATTCCAATTGTGATGAAGTGGAGTTGTTTAATGATGTAAATAATAAATCCTTAGGAAAACTTAAAAACCCTGGTTTGGGAGAGCATTTTCAGTGGAATCATGTTGATATAAGTTATAATGTGCTATACGCCGTTGGCTATGTAAATGGTAAAGCAGTTGCTAAGGATTACATCGTTTTAAACAACTTGCCAAAAGCACCAAATTTTGATGAGATGGTATCAGATTTAAACGACATTCTAAAACCAGAAGCTGATTTTAACTATGTATATCGAGTTAATAGTGGTGGTGGCGATTATAAAGATGCTTTTGGAAACACATGGTTAGCCGATGTTCATAAAACCGATGAGGACACTTGGGGTTCGTTATCATGGACAGATGCCTTTGAAAACCTACCGGCATTTTATGCAAGTCAGCGTTCTACAAACGACCCGATTGCAGGAACTAAAGATTGGAGTTTATTTCAGAACTTTAGATATGGAGCCGATAAACTAAGTTATGAATTTCCATTACCCGATGGGGATTATCAAGTAGAACTCTATTTCACAGAACCTTGGTACGGAACTGGCGGCGGTATGGATTGTAGCGATTGGCGTGTATTTGATGTGGCCATAAATGGTAAAGTGGTTTTAAAAGATTTGGATATTTGGAGCGAAGTTGGACACGATACCGCACTAAAAAAAGTAGTCCATGCTAAAAGTGAACATGGAAAAATGGTTATTTCATTTCCAAATGTGTCGGCAAGTCAAGCTGTTATTTCAGCTATTGCTATTGCGACAAAAAATAATGATATAAAACCTGCCAAAGGGTCTCCAAAAAATATTTTAGATGTTTCAACAAATATTGAATTTGAAATAGGTTCTTGGTTAGACGATAATAGTAAGCAGTATAAAAATGCTGATATTCTATTTACCAAATTACCTTCAGAAGTTTATGGTGCCGATTATTTACGTTTTCCAAATGCACTTAAAACACATGTTTCTGGCTCGTTTATATCCAAAGAAAATGCCCATGTTTATGTTTTGTTTCATGGTGAAGCTAACCAATTAGCATCATGGTTAGAGGGTTATGAAAAAATAGCCGATACAGCTCAAAACTCAAAAGGCATACCATTCCATGTGTTTCGAAAGGAAGTGAAAAAAGGCGAAAAAGTGCTTTTTGGAAACCAAAATAAAGACATGATGTATTCCATAGCAGTGGTTCCAACCTATTCCATGGAAGAACAGGATACCCGGACTATTTTAAAATTAGAAGCCGAAGACGCTAAAATTACTGGAATTGGCGTAGAAAAAGCATTTTTTAAGAAAAGTGATTATATAGAGTTTACCGAAAATTCCAAAAACAGTATTACTTTTACAGTAAATCCTGGTGTGGCAAATATTTATTTGCTACGCTACCGATTTATGAATATGAATAATTACCCAGTAAAAGTAAAACTCAAAATTGAAGATGCTAACGGTATTTTACTTAGAAATGATGATATTGAGTTTCCAGTTGCCGATGAAAAGTGGAAAATTTTAAACACCACTTCGGGAGGCTATATCAATGCGGGGACTTATAAAATTCAAATTGAATCGGATAGCATGAAAGGATTGCGATTAGAATCATTTGAATTTCAATAA
- a CDS encoding glycoside hydrolase family 78 protein, with the protein MKRIILFLVVLVFSFSGMAQSSVSVDGLQCEMLTNPLGIDVIQPRLSWQFQTNNTQVEQTAYHILVASSPERLASNNADLWDSGKVESSQSINILYSGKTLDSKDEAFWKVKVWTNKGETEWSKTAHWSMGILTYAEWKSTRWIGYNQLFPGDSIGQFSKLSARYIRKQIDLKKKVKKAKVYIMGMGLYEFYINGKKIGDQVLAPVPTDYTQNVKYNVFDVTSQLKQGENVLGTILGNGRFFAMRQEYKPYKIKSFGFPKMALQLNVEYEDGSKETIKTDESWKFTPHGPIRANNEYDGEIYDARKEMPHWNDVGFDDSNWLNLMWVQEPGGFYEAQMTPNMKIMDVVNPISITSTKKGTYILDMGQNMVGWLQIKVKGNRGDEITMKFAESLKDDGSLYTANLRDARVTDTYILKGEGEEIWEPKFVYHGFRFVEISGYKYKPALNDFVGKVVYDDIATIGTFECSNETMNQIFKNAFWGIRGNYKGMPIDCPQRNERQPWLGDRTTGAYGESFLFDNQTLYAKWLDDIKYSQTLDGGIPDVAPAFWRYYGDGVTWQGAYIKVADMLYQQFGDEESIKNHYPYMKKWMDYMEQNYLKNDLMTKDKYGDWCVPPESLEIIRSQDPTRLTDGEVLSSAFYYHLLQIMKKFAVISEANQSDVVHYNDLSQRIKQAFNTKYFNRDTYSYANNTVTANVLPLAFGMVPDDLQDKIFQNMVHQVEVVKNGHVSTGVVGIQFLMRTLTEFGRGDLAFKLASNTTYPSWGYMVENGATTIWELWNGNTADPEMNSQNHVMLLGDLMIWYYENMAGIKSHPEAPGFKQVIMKPDFEAGLSYVNASYKSIHGLIKSHWKKNKNKLDWDIVIPANTSALVYLPTTSASKVKINKNRLDKTSVNYKTEENKLVLELKSGTYTININ; encoded by the coding sequence ATGAAAAGAATAATTTTATTTTTGGTAGTATTGGTGTTTTCGTTTTCTGGAATGGCTCAAAGCAGCGTTTCAGTAGATGGGCTTCAATGTGAAATGCTCACAAATCCGTTAGGGATAGATGTTATTCAACCCAGATTAAGTTGGCAATTTCAAACTAACAATACCCAGGTAGAACAAACGGCATATCATATTTTAGTGGCGTCTTCACCAGAAAGATTAGCTTCAAATAATGCCGATTTATGGGATTCCGGTAAAGTGGAAAGCAGCCAATCGATTAACATTCTTTACTCAGGAAAAACGTTGGATAGTAAAGACGAAGCGTTTTGGAAAGTGAAAGTTTGGACTAATAAAGGCGAAACCGAGTGGAGTAAAACAGCACATTGGAGCATGGGTATATTAACCTATGCCGAATGGAAATCTACACGATGGATTGGTTATAACCAGTTGTTTCCGGGTGATAGCATTGGTCAGTTTTCAAAATTATCAGCTAGATACATTAGAAAACAAATAGACCTAAAAAAGAAGGTGAAAAAAGCCAAAGTTTACATCATGGGTATGGGCTTATATGAGTTTTATATTAATGGTAAAAAAATTGGTGACCAAGTATTAGCACCCGTTCCAACCGATTATACTCAAAATGTAAAATACAATGTTTTTGATGTCACCTCACAACTTAAACAAGGTGAAAATGTCCTGGGAACTATTTTGGGTAATGGCCGTTTTTTTGCCATGCGGCAAGAATATAAACCCTATAAAATTAAAAGTTTTGGTTTCCCGAAAATGGCATTACAATTAAATGTTGAATATGAAGATGGTAGCAAAGAAACCATTAAAACAGACGAGTCTTGGAAGTTCACGCCACACGGTCCTATCCGCGCTAACAACGAATATGATGGTGAAATCTACGATGCCCGTAAAGAGATGCCTCATTGGAACGACGTTGGTTTTGATGATAGTAATTGGTTAAACCTCATGTGGGTTCAAGAACCAGGTGGTTTTTATGAAGCACAAATGACACCCAACATGAAGATAATGGATGTTGTGAACCCCATTTCCATAACATCAACCAAAAAAGGCACTTATATTTTAGATATGGGTCAGAATATGGTAGGCTGGTTACAAATAAAAGTAAAAGGAAACCGAGGCGATGAGATCACCATGAAATTTGCAGAGTCCTTAAAAGACGATGGCTCATTATATACCGCGAACTTGCGTGACGCCCGAGTAACCGACACGTATATTTTAAAAGGCGAAGGCGAAGAAATTTGGGAACCTAAATTTGTATATCATGGGTTCCGATTTGTAGAAATTTCAGGTTACAAATATAAACCAGCATTAAACGATTTTGTTGGAAAAGTAGTTTATGATGATATAGCCACTATTGGAACGTTTGAATGTTCCAACGAGACCATGAATCAAATATTTAAAAATGCGTTTTGGGGCATTCGCGGAAATTATAAAGGCATGCCCATTGATTGTCCGCAGCGTAACGAACGCCAGCCTTGGTTAGGCGATCGTACCACAGGAGCCTATGGCGAAAGTTTCTTGTTCGATAACCAAACACTGTATGCGAAATGGTTGGATGATATCAAATATTCGCAAACCTTAGATGGAGGCATCCCCGATGTCGCTCCCGCTTTTTGGCGTTATTATGGCGATGGCGTGACTTGGCAAGGTGCTTATATAAAAGTTGCCGATATGTTGTATCAACAATTTGGTGATGAAGAAAGTATTAAAAACCATTATCCATACATGAAAAAATGGATGGATTATATGGAGCAAAATTATTTGAAGAATGATTTAATGACTAAAGATAAATACGGTGATTGGTGTGTGCCACCAGAATCTTTAGAAATCATTCGCTCGCAAGACCCTACACGTTTAACCGATGGTGAAGTCTTGTCTAGTGCGTTTTATTATCATTTGCTTCAGATCATGAAAAAGTTTGCTGTTATTTCTGAAGCAAATCAATCAGATGTTGTTCATTATAACGATTTATCCCAACGAATTAAACAAGCATTCAATACCAAATATTTCAACAGAGACACCTATAGTTATGCAAATAATACCGTAACGGCTAATGTATTGCCTTTAGCTTTTGGTATGGTGCCAGATGATTTACAGGATAAGATATTTCAAAATATGGTCCATCAGGTAGAGGTAGTTAAAAACGGCCATGTAAGCACTGGCGTTGTAGGCATACAGTTTTTAATGCGGACTTTAACCGAATTTGGTAGAGGTGATTTAGCCTTTAAACTAGCTTCAAATACAACCTATCCAAGTTGGGGATATATGGTTGAAAATGGGGCAACAACCATCTGGGAATTATGGAATGGGAATACGGCCGATCCGGAAATGAACTCCCAAAACCACGTGATGCTTTTGGGTGATTTAATGATATGGTATTATGAAAACATGGCGGGAATTAAAAGCCATCCTGAAGCACCCGGTTTTAAGCAAGTTATTATGAAACCCGATTTTGAGGCGGGACTTTCCTATGTAAATGCATCCTATAAATCTATTCACGGACTTATAAAAAGCCATTGGAAGAAAAATAAAAATAAGTTAGATTGGGATATTGTTATTCCAGCCAATACAAGTGCGTTGGTATATTTGCCAACAACTAGTGCTTCAAAAGTAAAAATCAATAAAAACAGATTGGATAAGACATCTGTAAATTATAAAACAGAAGAAAATAAACTTGTTCTGGAGTTAAAATCAGGAACGTATACAATCAATATAAACTAA